In one Candidatus Methylomirabilota bacterium genomic region, the following are encoded:
- a CDS encoding hydantoinase/oxoprolinase family protein has protein sequence AANRQLVEWVNLRVTGLGPVERPKLRELPPGDGRVERARTGLRAVAFDGASRDCPVFERARLAPGDGIAGPAVVEEYGATTVLFPGQRAEVDRLGNMIITRARA, from the coding sequence CGCGGCGAACCGTCAGCTGGTCGAGTGGGTGAATCTCCGGGTGACCGGCCTGGGGCCGGTCGAGCGTCCGAAGCTGCGGGAGCTGCCGCCCGGCGACGGCCGGGTCGAGCGGGCCCGCACCGGCCTGCGGGCGGTGGCTTTCGACGGTGCATCCCGCGATTGTCCGGTGTTCGAGCGGGCTCGCCTGGCACCCGGGGACGGCATCGCGGGCCCGGCGGTGGTGGAGGAATATGGCGCGACGACGGTCCTCTTCCCCGGGCAGCGGGCGGAGGTCGATCGACTGGGCAACATGATCATCACCCGGGCTCGGGCGTGA